The Nocardioides humi genome includes a region encoding these proteins:
- a CDS encoding MOSC domain-containing protein, with protein MSFVRTISVGRPQDKEWAGLGRTSIDKRAVGGPVEVHPLGIEGDQVSDTQHHGGLDQAVYAYAREDLDFWEQRLGMPIRDGQFGENLTTEGIDVNALEIGSRLRVGLPGVGVLLEAVAVRIPCNDFKGWMGRAATTRGPGSRGSPRRPGRGRTSGCWRPAGSHPATRSRWCTRRGTA; from the coding sequence ATGTCGTTCGTGCGCACCATCAGTGTCGGTCGGCCGCAGGACAAGGAGTGGGCCGGCCTCGGCCGGACGTCGATCGACAAGCGCGCGGTCGGCGGCCCGGTCGAGGTCCACCCGCTCGGGATCGAGGGCGACCAGGTCTCCGACACCCAGCACCACGGCGGGCTCGACCAGGCTGTGTACGCCTACGCGCGCGAGGACCTGGACTTCTGGGAGCAGCGGCTCGGGATGCCGATCCGCGACGGCCAGTTCGGCGAGAACCTCACCACCGAGGGCATCGACGTCAACGCCCTGGAGATCGGCAGCCGGCTGCGCGTCGGTCTACCCGGCGTCGGCGTGCTCCTCGAGGCCGTCGCCGTGCGCATCCCCTGCAACGACTTCAAGGGCTGGATGGGGAGAGCGGCTACGACCCGCGGGCCTGGGTCAAGAGGTTCACCGCGGAGGCCCGGCCGGGGCCGTACTTCCGGGTGCTGGAGACCGGCCGGATCGCACCCGGCGACCCGGTCGAGGTGGTGCACGCGCCGGGGCACGGCGTGA